In Streptomyces rapamycinicus NRRL 5491, the genomic stretch CGTGGCGGGCCCGCTGCCGTGCGTGGTGCAGTACCTCGGCTACAGCGGCGGCCGGGGACTGCCGCACAACTGGCTGCTGTGGCCGTCGGTGGGCTACGCGGTCTTCGTGATGGACAGCCGGGGCCAGGGGTGGGTCCAGCACTCCCCCGGCGTCACCCCCGATCCGGTCGGCGGCACCGGACCCGAGACACCGGGCAAGATGACCCACGGCGTCCTCTCCCCGGACGACTACTATTACCGCCGCCTGTACACGGACGCGGTGCGGGCGGTGGAGGCCGCCCGTGAGCATCCGCTGGTGGACCCCGCGCGGATCGTGGTCAGCGGGGGCAGTCAGGGCGGTGCGCTGGCCCTGGCGGCGGCCGGGCTGGTGCCGGACCTGACGGCGGCGCTGGTGGATGTGCCGTTCATGACCCACATCCGGCGCGCGGTCGAGATCACGGACGCGGAACCCTATGGTGAACTGGCGCGGTTCTGTGCCACACAGCGCGAGCTGGCCGAGCGGGTCTTCGCCACGCTCGACCACTTCGACGGGCTCAACTTCGCGGTCCGCGCCAACGCGCCGGCGCTGTTCTCGACCGCCCTGCGCGATGAGACCACCCCGACCTCCTGCGGCTTCGCCGCCTATCACCACTACGCCGGTGAGAAGGACCTCAAGGTGTGGTCCTTCAACGGCCACGAGGGCGGCGGTACCCATCAGCAGGCCGAGCAGATCGCCTATCTGCGGAGGCTGCTGGGCTGAGCCGGACGTGCCGGGCGGCGTTCGATCGCCGCCCGGCACGGGGTAGACAGGGGCTACCCGCATCGAAGGAGCCGCCCGTGCCCGCACAGCCCCTGGAAGGCATCACCGTCGTCGCCCTGGAGCAGGCCGTCGCCGCCCCGTTCGCCACCCGTCAGCTCGCCGATCTGGGGGCCAGGGTCATCAAGGTGGAGCGGCCGGGGCGCGGGGACTTCGCCCGCGAGTACGACCGCGAGGTCAAGGGCGCGTCGGCCTACTTCGTCTGGGTCAACCGCGGCAAGGAGAGCGTCGTCCTCGACGTCAAGGACGCCACCGACCGGGCACTGCTCGACGCGATGCTCGCCCGTGCCGACGTCTTCGTGCACAATCTGGCGCCCGGCGCCGTGGACCGGCTGGGCCTGGGGGCGCAGACGCTGCGGGCCGCCCATCCCCGCCTGATCACCTGCGCGATCTCCGGATACGGGGACAGCGGCCCGTACCGCGAGAAGAAGGCCTACGACCTGCTGATCCAGTGCGAGGCGGGGCTGCTGTCGATCACCGGCAGCCCGGAGGCACCGGCCCGCCCCGGAATCTCGATCGCCGATATCGCGGGCGGGATGTACGCCTACACCGGCATCCTCACCGCGCTGTACGAGCGGGAGCGCACCGGCACGGGGACCGATCTGAGCGTGAGCCTGCTCGACGCGCTGGGCGAGTGGATGGGCCACCCCTTCTTCGCCCAGGCGTACGGCGGCACCGGAGTCGTCCGCAGCGGCGCCCGCCATCCGTCCATCTCGCCGTACGGCGCCTACCGCTGCGGGGACAGCGGTCAGGTGTTCCTGAGTGTGCAGAGCGACCGTGAATGGGTGGCCCTGTGCGAGCGGGTGCTCCGCCGCCCGGAGCTGATCCGCGATCCCCGCTTCGCGGACAATCCGCTGCGCCGCACCCATGACGAGGAGCTGACGGCCGAGCTGGAGGCGTGTTTCGCGGGCCACACCGCCGACGGGCTGATCGCGCTGCTGGACGGGGCCGGTATCGCCAATGCCCGGC encodes the following:
- a CDS encoding CaiB/BaiF CoA transferase family protein, with the translated sequence MPAQPLEGITVVALEQAVAAPFATRQLADLGARVIKVERPGRGDFAREYDREVKGASAYFVWVNRGKESVVLDVKDATDRALLDAMLARADVFVHNLAPGAVDRLGLGAQTLRAAHPRLITCAISGYGDSGPYREKKAYDLLIQCEAGLLSITGSPEAPARPGISIADIAGGMYAYTGILTALYERERTGTGTDLSVSLLDALGEWMGHPFFAQAYGGTGVVRSGARHPSISPYGAYRCGDSGQVFLSVQSDREWVALCERVLRRPELIRDPRFADNPLRRTHDEELTAELEACFAGHTADGLIALLDGAGIANARLRDLAEFAAHPQFDARDRWGEFGSPVGPLRGLLPPVEVAGRRAPMRPVPGLGEHTEGVRAEFSEPVPRPGNPGPA
- a CDS encoding acetylxylan esterase, with the translated sequence MFIDLPLEQLRTYQPPLPEPDGFDAFWKRTLAEARTSELNAVFTEEDTGLTRVHTYDVEFSGFGGHRIRGWLLAPRDVAGPLPCVVQYLGYSGGRGLPHNWLLWPSVGYAVFVMDSRGQGWVQHSPGVTPDPVGGTGPETPGKMTHGVLSPDDYYYRRLYTDAVRAVEAAREHPLVDPARIVVSGGSQGGALALAAAGLVPDLTAALVDVPFMTHIRRAVEITDAEPYGELARFCATQRELAERVFATLDHFDGLNFAVRANAPALFSTALRDETTPTSCGFAAYHHYAGEKDLKVWSFNGHEGGGTHQQAEQIAYLRRLLG